The DNA window CGGCACCCACCGCGGCGGTCTCCAGGTCCCGCGGGGCGTCGGCCGGGTCGTTGACCCCGTTGGCCGGGGAGTCGCTGGCCGGGAAGGACTCGGCGCTCGCCTCGTCGGCCGGGCCGTCGGTGCCGAACGGCTTCTCCAGCTGCGGCACGCCCGGCTTGCGACCCGGGTCGCCCCCGGTCTCGTCGGCGGCCACGTAGTCGCTCAGCGCGGAGCGGAACAGCGTCTTGGCGCTGCCCAGCGGCACCCGGTCCTGCGGGCGCTTCGGGCCGGCCAGGGACGGCTCGATGGTGCCGAGGTCCAGCTCCAGGCGCTCCGAGTACTCCGGCTCGCGCTCCGGGTCGTGCCAGAGGCCCTGCTCCTTGGCGTACGCCTCGACGAGCGCGACCTGCTGCGGGTCGCGGCCGGTCAGCTCCAGGTAGCGGACGGTCTCGGCGTCGATCGGGAAGATCGCGACGGTGGAGCCGTACTCCGGGGACATGTTGCCGATGGTGGCCCGGTTGGCCAGCGGCACCGCGCTGACGCCGGGGCCGTAGAACTCGACGAACTTGCCGACGACGCCGTGCTTGCGCAGCATCTCGGTGATGGTGAGCACCAGGTCGGTGGCGGTGGTGCCGGCCGGCATCTCGCCGGAGAGCTTGAAGCCGACGACCCGGGGGATCAGCATGCTGACCGGCTGGCCGAGCATCGCGGCCTCGGCCTCGATGCCGCCGACGCCCCAGCCCAGCACGCCCAGGCCGTTGACCATCGTGGTGTGCGAGTCGGTGCCGACCACGGTGTCCGGGTACGCCTGGCCGTTGCGCTCCATGACCGTGCGGGCCAGGTACTCGATGTTCACCTGGTGCACGATGCCGGTGCCCGGCGGGACGACCTTGAACTCGTTGAACGCGGTCTGCCCCCACCGCAGGAACTGGTAGCGCTCCTTGTTGCGCTCGTACTCCAGCTCCACGTTGCGCTCGAAGGCGTCCTCGCGACCGAACAGGTCGGCGATGACCGAGTGGTCGATGACCAGCTCGGCCGGGGCGAGCGGGTTCACCTTGGTGGCGTCGCCGCCCAGGTCGCGCACGGCCTCACGCATGGTGGCCAGGTCGACGACGCAGGGCACGCCGGTGAAGTCCTGCATCAGCACCCGGGCCGGGGTGAACTGGATCTCCACGCTCGGGTCGGCGGTGGGGTCCCACGCGCCGAGCTGCTGGATGTGGTCGGCGGTGATGTTCGCGCCGTCCTCCGTCCGCAGCAGGTTCTCCAGCAGGATCTTCAAGCTGTAGGGCAGACGGTCGTGGCCCTCCACCTTGTCGATCCTGAAAATCTCGTAGCTCGCGTCTCCGACGCGTAGCTGGGTCTTCGCACCGAAGGTGTCGAGGCTCGCCACGTCGTACTCCTTCACACCAGCGACCGTGAGTAGTCCTGAGCAGTTTGTCGCACCGGCCGGGGCGCCGCCGTGCTTAGGCGACACTTACCTGCGTCGGTCTCAACAAAACCGTACGTCCGTCTTGCTATTCGCGCAACCTCCTGCCAGGGTTCGGGACGAGGAGGTGCCACCATGATCCATCACGTCCTGCTCGCCTGCCCACGCGGCTCCGAGGAAATCTCCCGGTCGTTCTACGCCGGCCTGCTCGGCCTGGTCGAGAAGGCGAAACCGCCGGCCCTCGCCGCCCGCGGCGGTTGCTGGTTCACCGGGTACGGCGTCGAGCTGCACCTGGGCGTCGAGGACGACTTCCGCCCCGCCCGCAAGGCCCACCCGGCACTGCTCCGCCCCGACCTGGACCGGCTCGCCGGCCGCCTCGACGCCGCGGGCCACCCCGTGACCTGGGGCGACGAGGAGATTCCCGGCATGCGGCGGTTCCACACGTACGACCCGCACGGCAACCGGCTGGAGTTCCTGGCACCCGCCGGCTGAGCCCGCGCGGGTAGGGTTCGGGGGTGGTCGACGTCCAGCACTGGCTCTCCGCGCTGCCCCCCGGCGTGCTCTATCTGATCGTCGCCGGGGTGATCGGCGTGGAGAGCATGGGCATCCCGCTTCCCGGCGAGATCGTGCTGGTCAGCTCCGCGCTGCTGGCCGCCGCCGGGGTGGTCGAGCCGGAGTGGGTGGCCACCGCCGCCGCGGTCGGCGCGATCGTGGGGGACTCCATCGGGTACGCCGTGGGCCGCCGCGGCGGGCGGCCGCTGCTCGAACGGCTGGGCCGGCGCTTCCCGAAACACCTCGGCCCGGCGCAACTCGCCCGCGCCGAGCAGAGCTTCGCCCGGCACGGTCTCTGGGCGGTCTTCTTCGGGCGGTTCGTCGCCCTGCTCCGCATCCTCGCCGGCCCGTTGGCCGGGGCGCTGCACGTGCCGTACCGCCGGTTCCTGGTGGCCAACGCGGCCGGCGGCCTGGTCTGGGCCTTCGGCACGACGTACCTGCTCTTCTCCGTGGGCCGCGCGGCCGAGCACTGGCTCAAGGACATCTCCTGGGCCGGCCTGGTCCTCGCCGTGCTGGCCGGCCTGGCCAGCACCTGGTGGCTGCGCCGCCGCGCCCGGCACCTGGAAGAGGTCGAGGCGACCGACGAGGCCGACGAGCCGGTGCACGCGGGCGACCGCTGACCAGACGCGAAAAGGGCCCGACCCCTCGGTGGGGTCGGGCCCTTTCGCGTGTTGGTGGTTGTCAGGAGGCCGAGTAGCCGCGGGTGGCGATCCAGTCGGCGAGGTTGTCGACGGTGATGCGGTAGGAGGCCATGTTCGGGTCGGCGCTGTCGGCGATGGTGACGGTGTGGCCGTTGTCGTGGTAGCCGACGACGCTGATGTAGTGGCCGCCTTCGAAGGAGTGGGTGTTGCCGTCGGTGTCGGTGGTGGTGCCGGCGATGTTGGCGACCACGGCGCGGCCGTCGTCGACGGTGCGCACGATGTCGGCGCGCAGGGTGTCGGTCTGCTTGTCGTCGGCCTTACCGTCGCGGATCTCCACCGACCGGTAGTGCTTGCCGGTCTCCTTGTTCAGCACCGGGGTGATGTCGTTGATGCTGTTGGTGCCGTTCTCGGTGGTGCCCATCTCCTTGGCCATGGCGTCGACGTCGATGTTCTTGCCGAGCACGCTGATGGCGTTACGGGCGGCGGCGGGGCCGCAGTAGTAGAAGTTGGGCTGGGCTTCGTAGCGGACGTTCAGCTCGCGCTCGCCGTGGCCCTTGCGGTCGGTGCTGACCTGGGTGGTCTTCTCGGCCGGGGCGGCGTGGGCGGCGATCGCGGGGCCGGCGATTCCACCGGCGGTGGCGGCGAAGCCGGCAGCGGTCAGGACGGTGTTCCGCAGCATGGTGTTGGTACGCATGATGAGATCAGCGCCTTCCGTTCGGGGGTGAGCGGCACCCACAGGGGGGTGCGGGGGTGCCGCCGCAAAAGGGGGGAAAGTCTGTGCGGTGCCCGGCGATCGGGGGTGACCTGCTCGGGCGGTCCGGGGGTGTAACCATCGGCGGTGGGGAAGCGATTCCCTCGACCTGATCCGATGTCCCGGGGGATGTAACCACCGGCGCCGCGGGATGATTCCCTGGCTGGCCGGCTCGGACCGGTGGTGCGCGGTCCAGGGGATGTAACGACCGGGGCCGAGATGTCATTCCCCGGCTCGACCGGCTCGGACCGGTGGTGCATGGTCCGGGGGATGTAACGACCGGGGCCGAGAGGTCATTCCCGCCGGCTCGACCGGCTCGAACCTGCACGGTCCGGGGGGTGTAACGACCGGCGGGGCCGGGTCATTCCGACCGGCGATCCGCCTCGCCCGAGGGGCGGGCTGCTGCGCGGTCTGCCATGTACAACGACCCCACCCCCGCCATGATTCCGCCGTGGCGGTGGCGCCGACCACCTGACAGCGAGGCCGAAACGCGGACACCCGCCCCATACGACCTGCCCGAAACCCGACATCCACCCCAGCCTGCGCAGCCAGCAACGAACCTCCGGTCTCCCGACATCAGCTCGACAGGGCACCGGCCGAGACAGGCCGACCCTGTCGCCGCGCCGATCC is part of the Micromonospora halotolerans genome and encodes:
- a CDS encoding glyoxalase, with product MIHHVLLACPRGSEEISRSFYAGLLGLVEKAKPPALAARGGCWFTGYGVELHLGVEDDFRPARKAHPALLRPDLDRLAGRLDAAGHPVTWGDEEIPGMRRFHTYDPHGNRLEFLAPAG
- a CDS encoding DedA family protein gives rise to the protein MVDVQHWLSALPPGVLYLIVAGVIGVESMGIPLPGEIVLVSSALLAAAGVVEPEWVATAAAVGAIVGDSIGYAVGRRGGRPLLERLGRRFPKHLGPAQLARAEQSFARHGLWAVFFGRFVALLRILAGPLAGALHVPYRRFLVANAAGGLVWAFGTTYLLFSVGRAAEHWLKDISWAGLVLAVLAGLASTWWLRRRARHLEEVEATDEADEPVHAGDR
- a CDS encoding C39 family peptidase — protein: MRTNTMLRNTVLTAAGFAATAGGIAGPAIAAHAAPAEKTTQVSTDRKGHGERELNVRYEAQPNFYYCGPAAARNAISVLGKNIDVDAMAKEMGTTENGTNSINDITPVLNKETGKHYRSVEIRDGKADDKQTDTLRADIVRTVDDGRAVVANIAGTTTDTDGNTHSFEGGHYISVVGYHDNGHTVTIADSADPNMASYRITVDNLADWIATRGYSAS